From the genome of Nicotiana sylvestris chromosome 2, ASM39365v2, whole genome shotgun sequence, one region includes:
- the LOC104241486 gene encoding chalcone isomerase-like protein 1, producing MPTTMEDVTAKTEAIEIDPKSGLALKPTMEKGKVSEGEPKITETAEEKPNCTNEAKTEEEKKEKSGQEKDATVKDEEVPVEVEPKTGVSFPVKLEDGMQLKAVGLRKKSMLGMGLKIYGFGIYADKENLKDLMQSKIGKAPSKPTKEMYQMVIDSDFGMIVRLVIVFSNLTISMVRKNFDEGLGAAIKKLTGGKNEELTKKIMGEASDDIKLTSGSVIEISRLPGYVLQTKVKGEIVSKVESELLCRAFIYMYLGDDPFDKEAKEKFGASMVSMF from the exons ATGCCGACCACCATGGAAGATGTCACAGCAAAGACTGAGGCAATTGAAATTGACCCCAAGAGTGGTCTTGCTTTAAAACCAACAATGGAGAAGGGGAAGGTGAGCGAAGGTGAACCAAAGATTACAGAAACAGCAGAAGAGAAGCCAAATTGTACGAATGAGGCCAAAACTGAAGAGGAAAAGAAGGAGAAGAGCGGTCAGGAGAAAGACGCAACTGTAAAGGACGAGGAAGTTCCAGTTGAGGTTGAACCTAAAACTGGAGTCTCTTTTCCTGTCAAACTTGAAGATGGGATGCAGTTGAAAGCTGTAGGTTTAAGGAAGAAGAGCATGCTTGGCATGGGCCTTAAAATTTATGGCTTTG GAATATATGCAGACAAGGAGAACTTGAAGGACCTTATGCAGTCCAAGATTGGGAAAGCACCATCAAAACCAACAAAGGAAATGTACCAAATGGTGATTGATAGTGATTTTGGGATGATTGTGCGGTTGGTAATTGTTTTCTCTAACCTAACCATAAGCATGGTAAGAAAGAACTTTGACGAAGGCCTAGGAGCTGCCATAAAGAAACTCACTGGTGGGAAGAACGAAGAGCTCACAAAGAA GATCATGGGTGAAGCATCTGATGACATAAAGCTGACTTCTGGTTCTGTAATTGAGATTTCAAGGCTTCCGGGATATGTTCTTCAGACCAAAG TAAAGGGTGAAATTGTGAGCAAGGTGGAAAGTGAACTACTCTGCCGGGCCTTCATCTACATGTATTTAGGTGACGATCCCTTTGACAAAGAAGCCAAGGAGAAGTTCGGGGCATCCATGGTCTCTATGTTCTAA
- the LOC104241468 gene encoding putative glucose-6-phosphate 1-epimerase — MSSNIIHDADGSPSRIVLSEPTGSTAEVLFHGGQVVSWKNERREELLFRINKTLWKPPKAIRGGIPISFPQFGSFGSLERHGFARNRVWSLDDSPSPLPAANSQSTVDLILKSTEEDLKIWPHRFEVRLRVSLAAGKLTLIPRVRNIDNKPFSFTISLRNYLSVSDISEVRVEGLETLDYFDNLQQRERYTEQADAITFDSEIDRVYLSTPKKIAIIDHEKKRTYVIQKEGMLDAVVWNPWDKKAKSLPDLGDEDYKKMLCVDSAAVETPIVLKPSEEWKGRQELSTVSSSYCSGQLDPRKVLYGLA, encoded by the exons ATGTCGTCGAACATAATTCACGACGCCGATGGATCGCCTTCGCGAATCGTATTGTCGGAGCCTACTGGATCAACTGCTGAG GTGCTTTTTCATGGTGGACAGGTTGTTTCTTGGAAGAATGAACGAAGAGAAGAACTGCTTTTCAGGATTAATAAG ACCCTGTGGAAACCTCCTAAAGCCATCAGAGGCGGAATACCTATCAGCTTTCCACAG TTTGGAAGTTTTGGTTCTTTAGAGCGACATGGTTTTGCAAGAAACAGAGTGTGGTCCTTGGATGATTCTCCTTCTCCTCTACCTGCAGCAAACAGTCAGTCAACTGTGGATCTCATCTTAAAATCCACAGAGGAGGATCTGAAAATTTGGCCACATAG GTTTGAGGTGCGGCTACGTGTCTCTCTCGCTGCTGGCAAGCTGACTTTGATCCCTCGTGTGAGAAATATAGATAACAAGCCATTCTCATTCACGATCTCTCTGCGTAACTATTTATCTGTTTCTGATATCAG TGAAGTGCGTGTGGAGGGCTTGGAGACGCTTGACTACTTCGATAATTTGCAGCAGAGAGAAAGATACACAGAGCAGGCAGATGCAATTACCTTTGATAGTGAG ATTGACAGGGTATATCTGAGCACACCAAAGAAAATTGCGATAATAGACCATGAGAAGAAGAGAACCTATGTCATTCAGAAAGAAGGCATGCTAGATGCTG TTGTTTGGAATCCTTGGGACAAAAAAGCCAAGTCTCTCCCTGATTTAGGTGATGAAGATTACAAAAAAATGCTATGCGTGGATTCAGCTGCTGTTGAAACTCCGATTGTCTTAAAGCCCTCTGAGGAGTGGAAGGGGCGGCAAGAGCTCTCTACTGTATCTTCAAGTTACTGCAGTGGGCAATTGGACCCTAGGAAAGTTCTTTATGGCCTTGCCTGA